The Leishmania mexicana MHOM/GT/2001/U1103 complete genome, chromosome 6 genome includes a region encoding these proteins:
- a CDS encoding putative lanosterol synthase: MYTNNGHSASSRAAVPGSPARPHNTRVNGLTTSSGGKQRDRPRGLVTNAVECVPDILRHLCARVAAITQPYAAEHARFVEYQRTLPVRTVVPAPPNTLRDYIRRQLWRIGRTCLLFFFFLFTWPVWLTLHLLLKLLDVHQRRVWLQHHRAWVHPSVPHVRANVHKPSKEFPLDSWHLRCEDGRQRWYFGEPLRDGEEHNELAMAQLCGLHTVGDYHALLRQRAASDLGGGEEEQDSSSCGLNGTGVTNSRVPWLPDILEEKCSKRSFVERYHVGLIPASPPRPRTTSEAAMDDGIRFLVKLQDPFSGHWPNNYSGCMFLVAGFVITKYIVAGGETHRMFPPHPDHHHVRLDSSCTKQRRSCGDNPERILGVPASEYAGEVGCRCGEAMRQELIRYIRNHQNIDGGWGQHTEGHSTMMGTVLNYVSVRLLGVPASDPQATCARNWILAHGSATKTPMWGRVWLSILGVYSWDGVSPIPPEMILMPDWIPFSLGKMWCHSRVIAMPFSYFYGLRWSAPAFPTTLALRKELYTDPYDAIPWRSFRGVACELDVYTPTSPLLRVAMGLFDLYERHPIPFLRRYALEENWRHIAYDDESTNFICLGPVNKWLNMLVTWLREGEHSARFQEHCQRVQDYFYLEETGLSMSGYNGSQLWDTSFAVQAICACRREMMFPAEMELAHHYIDVAQVQEDPMAAAAFYRHRTKGAWNFSTRAQGWQVSDCTAEGLRVLLLLPQYEFPVRRIFDGVDEVLSLRNSGCGGDGGWASYEPSRGPAYCELLDCAELFKDVMVDYSYVECSSSCIHTLSLFREHYPHYRRRDVDRAISEGIAYVLGQQQPDGSFYGSWAICYTYAAWLVADALQTSKELPNMAVHPHCVKLVDLLLSHQAADGGWSEDVSASARQTWVDSPDGSQVVNTAWAVMAIICAAGKAAHTEPARLRYIRTAVDRGVQLIMSRQLASGDWPQERISGVFNGNNPIHYPGYKNSMTVWALGKYNAWKREYVVAE, translated from the coding sequence ATGTACACCAACAACGGGCActccgcctcgtcgaggGCCGCCGTGCCGGGTTCGCCAGCCAGGCCACACAATACACGCGTGAATGGCctcaccaccagcagcggcggcaaacAGCGCGACCGACCACGAGGCCTCGTCACGAACGCCGTTGAATGTGTCCCGGACATcctgcgccacctctgcgcgcgcgttgcGGCCATCACTCAGCCCTATGCggcggagcacgcgcgcTTTGTTGAGTACCAGCGTACCCTGCCCGTGCGCACCGtcgtgccggcgccgccaaaCACGCTGCGTGACTACATCCGGCGTCAGCTGTGGCGCATCGGCCGCACGTgtcttctcttcttcttttttctgttcACGTGGCCGGTGTGGCTGACGCTGCATCTGCTCCTGAAGTTGCTCGACGTGCATCAGCGGCGGGTGTGGCTGCAGCATCACCGCGCCTGGGTGCACCCAAGCGTACCCCACGTCCGCGCCAATGTGCACAAGCCGTCGAAGGAGTTCCCGCTGGACTCATGGCACCTGCGCTGCGAGGATGGGCGCCAGCGGTGGTACTTTGGCGAGCCGTTGCGCGACGGGGAGGAGCACAACGAGCTCGCCATGGCGCAGCTGTGCGGCTTGCACACCGTCGGCGACTATCACGCACtgctccgccagcgcgccgcaTCGGACCTGGGTGGCGGTGAAGAGGAGcaagacagcagcagctgtggccTCAACGGCACCGGCGTCACCAACAGCCGCGTACCCTGGCTGCCCGACATCCTCGAGGAAAAATGCTCGAAGCGGTCCTTTGTGGAGCGCTACCACGTCGGCCTCATCCCCGCCTCGCCCCCGCGGCCGCGCACGACGTCGGAGGCGGCCATGGACGACGGCATCCGCTTCCTGGTCAAGCTGCAAGACCCCTTCTCAGGCCACTGGCCGAACAACTACAGCGGCTGCATGTTCCTCGTGGCCGGCTTCGTCATAACCAAGTACATCGTGGCGGGAGGTGAGACACACCGCATGTTCCCGCCGCACcccgaccaccaccacgtcaGGCTGGACTCCAGCTGCACGAAGCAGCGTCGGAGCTGTGGCGACAACCCGGAGCGTATCTTGGGTGTCCCCGCATCCGAATATGCCGGCGAGGTGggctgccggtgcggcgAGGCCATGCGTCAGGAGCTGATTCGGTACATCCGGAATCACCAGAACATTGATGGCGGGTGGGGGCAGCACACGGAGGGCCACAGCACGATGATGGGAACGGTGTTGAACTACGTCAGCGTCCGGCTGCTGGGGGTGCCGGCGAGCGACCCGCAGgcgacgtgcgcgcgcaacTGGATCCTGGcccacggcagcgccaccaaaACGCCGATGTGGGGCCGCGTGTGGCTGAGCATCCTGGGCGTGTACAGCTGGGACGGCGTGAGCCCGATCCCGCCAGAGATGATCTTGATGCCGGATTGGATTCCGTTCTCGCTGGGTAAGATGTGGTGCCACAGCCGCGTCATCGCCATGCCCTTCTCATACTTCTACGGCCTGCGCtggtcggcgccggcgttcccgacgacgctggcgctgcgcaaggaGCTCTACACAGACCCGTACGACGCCATCCCGTGGCGCAGCTTCcgcggcgtggcgtgcgAGCTGGACGTGTACACGCCGACCTCACCGCTGCTACGCGTCGCCATGGGCCTGTTCGATCTCTACGAGCGACACCCCATCCCGTTCCTGCGGCGGtacgcgctggaggagaaTTGGCGGCACATCGCCTACGACGACGAGAGCACGAATTTTATATGCCTTGGCCCCGTGAACAAGTGGCTCAACATGCTCGTCACGTGGCTGCGCgagggcgagcacagcgCCCGCTTCCAGGAGCACTGCCAGCGCGTGCAGGACTACTTCTACTTGGAGGAGACCGGCTTGTCCATGAGCGGGTACAACGGCTCACAGCTGTGGGACACGTCCTTTGCCGTGCAGGCGATCTGCGCGTGTCGCCGCGAGATGATGTTCCCGGCGGAGATGGAGCTGGCGCACCACTACATCGATGTTGCCCAGGTGCAGGAGGACccgatggcggcggccgccttctACCGCCATCGCACGAAGGGCGCGTGGAACTTCTCTACGAGGGCGCAGGGGTGGCAGGTTTCGGACTGCACGGCGGAGGGGCTGCGTgtactgctgctcctgccgcAGTACGAGTTTCCAGTGCGGCGCATCTTTGACGGCGTGGACGaggtgctgtcgctgcgcaacagcggctgtggcggcgatggcgggtGGGCGTCGTATGAGCCGTCACGCGGCCCGGCCTACTGCGAGCTCTTGGACTGTGCGGAGCTCTTCAAGGACGTCATGGTCGACTACAGCTACGTcgagtgcagcagcagctgcatccACACGCTGTCACTTTTCCGAGAGCACTACCCGCACTACCGCCGCCGTGACGTGGACCGCGCCATCAGCGAGGGTATCGCGTACGTGCTgggccagcagcagccggacGGTAGCTTCTACGGCAGCTGGGCCATCTGCTACACGTACGCGGCGTGGCTCGTcgccgatgcgctgcagACGTCGAAGGAGCTGCCGAACATGGCCGTGCATCCGCACTGCGTGAAGCTCGTGGacctccttctctcccacCAAGCTGCCGACGGCGGCTGGAGCGAGGACGTCAGCGCATCGGCGCGGCAGACGTGGGTGGACAGCCCGGACGGAAGCCAAGTGGTGAACACGGCTTGGGCAGTCATGGCCATTATCTGCGCCGCGGGCAAGGCCGCGCACACGGagccggcgcggctgcgctaCATCCGCACCGCCGTGGACCGTGGGGTGCAGCTCATCATGTCCCGCCAGCTTGCGAGCGGTGATTGGCCGCAGGAGCGCATCAGCGGCGTCTTTAACGGCAACAACCCGATCCACTACCCCGGCTATAAAAACAGCATGACTGTGTGGGCGCTCGGAAAGTACAACGCCTGGAAGCGTGAGTATGTGGTGGCTGAGTAG